The Phycisphaerales bacterium sequence AGACCCTGTTCGCCGAGAAGGAGAGCCGCCTCAAGCGCGGCGACGAGCTGCCGCCGGGCGTGATCAAGCTGGTCAAGGTCTTCGTGGCCATGAAGCGCAAGCTGCAGGTCGGCGACAAGATGGCCGGCCGCCACGGCAACAAGGGCGTGATCGCCCGCATCGTGCCGGAGGAGGAAATGCCGTTCCTCGAAGACGGCACGCCGGTGGACATCCTGCTCAACCCGCTGGGCGTGCCCAGCCGCATGAACGTCGGACAGATTCTCGAAACGCACCTCGGCTGGGCGGCGCGCGTGCTGGGGTTCCAGGCGGTGACGCCGGTGTTTGACGGCGCGACGGAAGAAGAAGTGCACAAGGCCATCGACGAGGCGAACACGCACGTCAAGGCCCGGCTCAAGGAATGCGAAGACACGCACCTGCCCCCGGGCGAGCGCGAACTGCTGGCCCACATGCCGCGCGGCGGCAAGGCGCAGCTGTACGACGGCCGCACGGGCGAGCCGTTCCGCCAGAAGACGACCGTGGGGTTCATGTACCTGCTCAAGCTGCATCACCTCGTCGATGACAAGATCCACGCGCGGGCCACGGGACCGTACAGCCTCATCACCCAGCAGCCGCTGGGCGGCA is a genomic window containing:
- the rpoB gene encoding DNA-directed RNA polymerase subunit beta (DNA-dependent RNA polymerase catalyzes the transcription of DNA into RNA using the four ribonucleoside triphosphates as substrates; beta subunit is part of the catalytic core which binds with a sigma factor to produce the holoenzyme), with the protein product TLFAEKESRLKRGDELPPGVIKLVKVFVAMKRKLQVGDKMAGRHGNKGVIARIVPEEEMPFLEDGTPVDILLNPLGVPSRMNVGQILETHLGWAARVLGFQAVTPVFDGATEEEVHKAIDEANTHVKARLKECEDTHLPPGERELLAHMPRGGKAQLYDGRTGEPFRQKTTVGFMYLLKLHHLVDDKIHARATGPYSLITQQPLGGKARTGGQRFGEMEVWGLEAYGAAYVLQELLTVKSDDVEGRTKIYESMVKGTNSLEAGMPVAFDVLCNEIRGLGMNVTLEKKPIESAAIL